The following coding sequences are from one Arthrobacter sp. 24S4-2 window:
- a CDS encoding ISL3 family transposase, with amino-acid sequence MNNSMSCSGGRWCTRADALLGVEGIHISSVTATENGLVLRVETGETLSGCPDCGVIAIGHGRRQVQLHDIPCFGRPVRLLWAKRVWRCPDPDCPGNTFTEEHPLAGPRAKLTARAVAWATDALARFDTSVSALAHQLGVSWHTVWDAVKAEATRRIGITDRLAGVDALGVDEHVWSHTGPPGSGMVTGIVDHTRDANGTVHARLLDLVPGRSGKAYADWLRARGEEFTAGIKTAALDPFRGYANAIRDELPEAITVLDAFHVVKLGTAMVDEVRRRVQQDTLGHRGRKGDPLYGIRRTLQIGAEHLTDKQTARLDAKLTAGDPDHEVTLAWQCYQKVRNIYHALPSRGRELVTEVISSFPTCPIPEVARLGRTLKQWKTAVLAYFDTNGASNGPTEAINGVIETTRRIARGFRNFTNYRLRCLLAAGGHRPYRTKSTNHA; translated from the coding sequence ATGAATAACTCTATGTCTTGTTCCGGTGGCCGCTGGTGCACGCGCGCTGATGCTCTGCTCGGTGTCGAGGGCATCCACATCAGCTCCGTCACGGCAACCGAGAACGGCCTGGTTCTGCGCGTCGAAACCGGGGAAACCCTCAGCGGCTGCCCGGACTGCGGCGTCATCGCGATCGGCCACGGACGCCGGCAGGTCCAGCTTCATGACATTCCCTGTTTCGGCAGGCCGGTGCGGCTGCTGTGGGCAAAGCGGGTCTGGCGCTGCCCGGACCCAGACTGTCCGGGGAACACCTTCACCGAGGAACACCCACTGGCAGGGCCGCGGGCGAAACTCACCGCCCGAGCAGTGGCATGGGCGACCGACGCGCTGGCCCGGTTCGACACCTCAGTCTCAGCCCTGGCCCACCAGCTCGGCGTCTCCTGGCACACCGTCTGGGACGCCGTCAAGGCAGAGGCCACCAGACGCATCGGAATCACGGACCGGCTCGCCGGCGTGGACGCGCTTGGCGTCGACGAGCATGTCTGGTCCCACACTGGCCCGCCCGGATCGGGCATGGTCACCGGCATCGTGGACCACACCCGCGACGCCAACGGCACTGTCCATGCACGGCTTCTCGACCTCGTGCCGGGACGGTCCGGGAAGGCCTACGCTGACTGGCTCAGAGCGCGCGGCGAGGAGTTCACTGCCGGTATCAAGACCGCTGCGTTGGACCCGTTCCGCGGCTACGCGAATGCGATCCGCGACGAACTACCCGAAGCCATCACCGTCCTGGACGCGTTCCACGTCGTCAAGCTCGGGACGGCCATGGTCGATGAGGTCCGCCGCCGGGTCCAGCAGGACACCCTCGGGCACCGCGGACGCAAGGGGGACCCGCTCTACGGGATCCGTCGGACCCTGCAGATAGGCGCCGAACACCTCACCGACAAACAAACCGCAAGACTCGATGCCAAACTCACCGCCGGGGATCCGGACCACGAAGTCACTCTGGCCTGGCAGTGCTACCAGAAGGTCCGCAACATCTACCATGCCCTTCCGTCGCGGGGACGGGAACTCGTGACCGAAGTGATCTCCTCATTCCCGACGTGCCCGATCCCGGAAGTGGCCCGGCTCGGCCGGACACTCAAACAATGGAAGACCGCGGTCCTCGCCTACTTCGACACCAACGGCGCCTCCAACGGGCCCACCGAAGCAATCAACGGCGTCATCGAAACCACCCGCCGCATCGCCCGCGGCTTCCGCAACTTCACCAACTACAGACTCAGATGCCTACTCGCCGCCGGCGGCCACCGGCCCTACCGGACCAAATCGACCAACCATGCCTAA
- a CDS encoding ATP-binding protein, whose protein sequence is MTGTPSQIEYYARALRAPRISDGFRRLGDQARDAGWSHEEYLAAVLSREVSEREASGAATRIKAARFPAHKDLEKFNFDHQPSADRNLIAHLGTGVFLSEAKNVVLLGPPGTGKTHLAVGIGIKAAKAGHRVLFDSATGWVARLQEARSRGKLAQELVKLRRYSLLVVDLCRARDYAEAIRGRLVNRVRALGFLVGAGVLVSA, encoded by the coding sequence ATGACCGGGACACCGTCACAGATCGAGTACTACGCCCGGGCCCTGCGCGCACCACGGATCAGCGACGGCTTCCGCCGTCTCGGGGACCAGGCCAGAGACGCCGGCTGGTCCCATGAGGAGTACCTGGCCGCCGTCCTCTCCCGAGAAGTCTCCGAACGCGAAGCCTCCGGAGCCGCGACCCGGATCAAGGCCGCGAGATTCCCGGCCCACAAGGACCTTGAGAAGTTCAACTTCGACCACCAGCCCTCCGCGGACCGGAACCTCATCGCGCACCTGGGAACCGGGGTGTTCCTCTCCGAAGCCAAAAACGTGGTCCTCCTCGGGCCACCCGGCACCGGCAAAACCCACCTCGCGGTCGGCATCGGCATCAAGGCAGCCAAAGCCGGTCACAGGGTTCTCTTCGACTCCGCGACCGGCTGGGTGGCCCGGCTCCAGGAAGCCCGCTCCCGCGGGAAACTCGCCCAGGAACTAGTCAAACTCCGCCGCTACAGCCTCCTGGTGGTCGACCTATGCCGAGCCCGTGACTATGCCGAGGCAATCCGGGGGCGGTTGGTAAATCGGGTGCGGGCGCTGGGTTTTCTCGTCGGGGCGGGCGTTCTCGTGTCGGCATAG
- a CDS encoding transposase family protein translates to MWDNESGIGRRRPTEPVAAFAGSLGLEIKLLPPRAPESKGMVERINRFFGQRFMPGRDFRSPADFNGQLEDWLPKANHRYSRSRHGRPDELIVPDREKMRELPPVTPEAVFGNAVRLPEYLRFWGPSVVCLGAGWQSAQ, encoded by the coding sequence TTGTGGGACAACGAGTCCGGCATCGGTAGGCGCCGGCCCACGGAGCCGGTGGCCGCGTTCGCCGGGTCCCTGGGATTGGAGATCAAGCTGCTTCCGCCGCGGGCTCCGGAGTCCAAGGGCATGGTCGAGCGGATAAACAGGTTCTTCGGGCAACGCTTCATGCCGGGCCGGGACTTCCGGTCACCAGCGGATTTCAACGGCCAGCTGGAGGACTGGCTGCCCAAGGCCAATCACCGGTACTCGCGGTCCCGCCACGGCCGCCCGGACGAGCTGATCGTCCCGGACCGGGAGAAGATGCGGGAACTGCCGCCGGTGACCCCGGAAGCCGTCTTCGGCAACGCCGTGCGGCTGCCTGAATATTTGCGCTTTTGGGGTCCATCTGTCGTGTGTTTGGGGGCCGGTTGGCAGAGCGCGCAGTAG
- a CDS encoding tyrosine-type recombinase/integrase, translated as MSETTLPVLVADLVALRRASGYKFKVPERVLHQFADHCRLQGYADGSITKEAIEGFLYGRHLRSSTLRRNEVALHQLTEHAQGFGWDAYTPVVATRVRVRHQPPYVFTDDEVRRLFAAIDSQAMSSYSNKALVDPVLFRVLYGAGLRVSEALNLTLPDVDANAGTLRIRDSKNGEGRTVPITGRLTATLHAYIAAAHPAPDVSDYVFYAAAAGRPINQATVYTRFRGYLADAGIPHFTGGPHPHSLRHGFAVTNLRRWAAANADLAVKLPYLACYMGHADLRGTQYYLRLTADAYPDVIAKAQIRFGYTIPIPPEDQP; from the coding sequence ATGTCTGAGACGACGCTGCCGGTCCTGGTCGCCGATTTGGTCGCCTTACGCCGCGCGAGCGGATACAAGTTCAAAGTCCCGGAACGGGTTCTGCACCAGTTCGCCGACCACTGCCGGTTGCAGGGCTATGCGGACGGGTCGATCACCAAGGAAGCGATCGAGGGGTTCCTTTACGGCCGCCACCTGCGCTCTTCCACTCTCAGGCGCAACGAGGTAGCACTGCACCAGCTGACCGAACACGCCCAAGGCTTCGGCTGGGACGCCTACACACCGGTGGTGGCAACGCGGGTCCGTGTCCGCCATCAGCCGCCGTATGTGTTCACCGACGACGAGGTGCGCCGCCTGTTCGCAGCGATCGACTCTCAGGCTATGTCCTCGTACTCGAACAAGGCACTGGTCGACCCGGTTCTTTTCCGGGTGTTGTATGGGGCCGGGCTGCGGGTCTCGGAGGCACTGAACCTGACGCTGCCAGACGTGGATGCCAACGCCGGGACGCTGCGGATCCGGGATTCGAAGAACGGCGAGGGCCGGACGGTCCCGATCACCGGCAGGCTTACCGCGACCTTGCACGCCTACATCGCGGCCGCGCACCCCGCTCCGGATGTCAGCGATTACGTGTTCTATGCCGCCGCTGCGGGCAGGCCAATCAATCAGGCGACCGTCTACACGCGGTTCCGCGGCTACCTGGCGGATGCCGGTATCCCTCATTTCACCGGCGGGCCTCACCCTCACTCGCTGCGCCACGGCTTCGCCGTCACGAACCTTCGACGCTGGGCTGCAGCGAACGCGGACCTGGCCGTGAAGTTGCCCTACCTGGCCTGCTATATGGGCCATGCTGACCTTCGCGGCACCCAGTACTACCTGAGATTGACCGCGGACGCGTACCCCGATGTGATCGCCAAAGCGCAAATCCGGTTCGGCTACACCATCCCCATCCCACCCGAGGACCAGCCGTGA
- a CDS encoding tyrosine-type recombinase/integrase: MNARPAPPADLAGRWLTKFFTDHLAGERAASPRTVAAYRDAMKLLLIWFKDSERIPPEKLRLADIDRPRVLRFLDWLQQERCCSAATRNQRLAVIKSFSRYTAAEQPERLDQVTQILAIREKNAPHPDPGHLTGDEIKTLLAEPGPASPRAIRDTALLALAYDTAARVQELCDLDVADIRRSTPMTVTIRGKGAKIRYVPVMAQTTRLIDDYLEHRDRHPGIGTDADPLFYGPNHTRLTRSGIAKILARHVRAVRTHDPGWAPGVPVTPHTLRRSRAMHLINAGVNLIYIRDLLGHADVSTTEIYARADAETKRKAIENAYESLSPHVLPDWTLDTSLLNWLESLAR, translated from the coding sequence GTGAATGCCCGGCCTGCACCGCCTGCGGATCTGGCCGGGCGCTGGCTGACGAAGTTCTTCACCGACCACCTTGCAGGAGAGCGAGCAGCCTCACCAAGGACAGTAGCCGCTTACCGGGACGCGATGAAGCTGCTGCTCATCTGGTTCAAAGACTCAGAGCGCATCCCTCCCGAGAAGCTGCGCCTGGCCGACATCGACCGGCCCCGGGTACTGCGGTTCCTGGACTGGCTCCAGCAGGAACGGTGCTGCTCGGCGGCCACCCGCAACCAGCGCCTGGCGGTGATCAAGTCATTTTCCCGTTACACCGCCGCCGAACAGCCCGAAAGACTCGACCAGGTCACCCAAATCCTAGCCATCCGGGAGAAGAATGCCCCGCACCCGGACCCGGGGCACTTGACCGGGGACGAGATCAAGACACTGCTGGCCGAACCCGGCCCGGCCAGCCCACGCGCCATCAGGGACACCGCCCTGCTCGCCCTCGCCTACGACACCGCAGCCCGAGTGCAAGAACTCTGCGACCTCGACGTTGCCGATATTCGCCGCTCGACACCAATGACCGTGACAATCCGTGGAAAGGGAGCCAAAATCCGATACGTGCCCGTGATGGCCCAAACCACCCGACTCATCGACGACTACCTCGAACACCGCGACCGGCACCCTGGCATCGGCACCGACGCGGACCCACTCTTCTACGGACCAAACCACACCAGGTTGACCCGGTCCGGAATAGCCAAAATCCTCGCCCGCCACGTCCGAGCCGTCCGAACGCACGACCCCGGCTGGGCTCCCGGGGTGCCAGTGACACCCCACACCCTCCGGCGCAGCCGAGCAATGCACCTAATCAACGCCGGCGTCAACCTGATCTACATCCGCGACCTGCTCGGCCACGCCGACGTCTCCACCACCGAGATCTACGCCCGCGCAGACGCCGAGACCAAACGCAAAGCGATTGAAAATGCCTACGAGTCACTCTCCCCACACGTCCTGCCCGACTGGACCTTGGACACTTCCTTGCTCAACTGGCTCGAATCGCTAGCCCGCTGA
- a CDS encoding site-specific integrase — translation MGEADVRSAVGRVAAVLLEAGRAEATVRRHQVVLDRFALFVGGRGVDSVSDQVCVDFIAKQTGVRLGSLREPVRDRAVQAVRRPVVLVADVLAGRPVEVDRPVVSAKDGCPRMFRLLRDDYLIACRRRGNVAATVVAKDRAVSRFLAYLEDVGATDLAVLGVRDLSGFLLRQHGLRRKTIASLRSSLADFLDFLAVSGRMLGSLAGLLPPQKYVRHESEPHLWSAVQVRRLLAGIDRQSAIGKRDYAMILATARLGLRISDLRHLELGDLDWRAKTITIIQRKTGRPLSLPLLDDVGWAVIDYVQHGRPETACPKVFVKHRHPFDTFGSAASVATRLSRHAARAGIEFPPEKVCGMHSLRGSLAVAMIGNGTPISVVSDVLGHGSSDTTQAYYLRFDTERLRCCAVDVEDVIDQGGADGGHDV, via the coding sequence ATGGGAGAAGCAGATGTCAGATCCGCTGTTGGTCGTGTGGCGGCGGTGTTGCTTGAGGCCGGGAGGGCCGAGGCCACGGTCCGGCGCCATCAGGTCGTGTTGGATCGATTTGCCTTGTTTGTGGGCGGGCGGGGTGTGGACTCGGTGAGTGATCAGGTGTGCGTCGATTTCATTGCGAAACAGACTGGGGTCAGGTTGGGGTCGTTGCGTGAACCGGTCAGGGACAGGGCCGTCCAAGCGGTTCGCCGGCCGGTGGTGTTGGTGGCGGACGTACTGGCTGGCCGACCGGTGGAAGTCGACCGGCCGGTGGTGTCTGCGAAGGATGGTTGTCCGAGGATGTTTCGTCTGCTTAGGGACGACTACCTCATTGCCTGCCGGCGGCGTGGCAACGTGGCGGCGACGGTGGTCGCGAAAGACAGGGCGGTCAGCCGGTTCTTGGCGTACTTGGAGGACGTGGGCGCGACGGATCTGGCCGTGCTGGGCGTGCGGGACTTGTCCGGTTTCCTTCTGCGCCAACATGGGCTGCGGCGCAAAACGATCGCGTCGCTGAGGTCGTCTCTGGCGGACTTCCTGGACTTTTTGGCCGTGTCCGGCCGGATGCTGGGGAGCTTGGCGGGCCTGTTGCCGCCGCAAAAGTACGTCCGTCACGAGTCCGAACCGCACTTGTGGAGCGCCGTTCAGGTCCGCCGGTTGCTGGCCGGGATCGATCGTCAGTCCGCGATCGGCAAGCGGGATTACGCGATGATCCTGGCGACTGCCCGGCTGGGCCTGCGGATCTCGGATCTGCGTCACCTCGAGCTGGGAGATCTGGATTGGCGTGCGAAGACCATCACGATCATCCAGCGCAAGACCGGCCGGCCGTTGAGCCTGCCGCTGCTCGATGATGTCGGCTGGGCGGTTATCGACTACGTCCAACACGGCCGTCCCGAAACGGCCTGTCCGAAGGTGTTCGTGAAGCACCGCCACCCGTTCGACACGTTCGGGTCTGCTGCGTCGGTCGCCACCCGGTTGTCCCGGCATGCGGCCCGTGCCGGGATCGAGTTCCCGCCGGAGAAGGTCTGCGGAATGCATTCTCTGCGCGGCTCGCTGGCGGTGGCCATGATCGGCAACGGCACACCGATATCGGTGGTCTCGGACGTTTTGGGGCACGGCTCCAGCGACACGACCCAGGCCTACTACCTGCGGTTCGACACCGAAAGGCTGCGGTGTTGCGCGGTGGACGTCGAAGACGTCATCGACCAGGGCGGGGCCGATGGTGGGCACGATGTCTGA
- a CDS encoding serine O-acetyltransferase: MLSGIGCCVSRSIESRVMKSFASSLADWNLDRDFHYRNSDRTPPNGVRACVSLANPSLLAACLFRLTASTSGLAHSFCRWLCLSVFASDISTGAVFEGAVEFPHPTGIVIGRGARVGSNVRIFQNVTIGSSRKGEYPAVGNGVTLYSGAVVAGDLVIGPGAVIGANCVVTRSVSGSDVIRSP, encoded by the coding sequence ATGCTCAGTGGAATTGGATGCTGCGTATCGCGAAGTATTGAGAGTCGCGTAATGAAGTCCTTTGCCTCAAGCTTGGCCGATTGGAATCTGGACCGAGATTTTCACTATCGCAATTCGGACCGCACACCGCCTAATGGTGTGAGAGCATGCGTTTCGCTCGCTAACCCCTCGTTGCTGGCAGCCTGCCTTTTCAGGTTGACTGCTTCCACTTCCGGCCTGGCCCATAGTTTTTGCAGATGGCTCTGTTTATCTGTCTTCGCGAGCGATATTTCGACTGGTGCAGTGTTTGAGGGAGCCGTGGAGTTCCCGCACCCAACAGGTATCGTCATTGGGCGGGGAGCGCGTGTTGGCTCGAACGTCCGCATCTTCCAGAACGTTACGATCGGTTCCTCGAGAAAGGGAGAATATCCCGCTGTTGGGAACGGGGTGACGCTTTACAGCGGAGCTGTAGTGGCGGGCGATTTAGTGATCGGCCCGGGAGCCGTCATAGGCGCGAATTGCGTGGTGACGAGGTCCGTGTCTGGTTCTGATGTCATTCGATCTCCCTAG
- a CDS encoding nucleoside-diphosphate sugar epimerase/dehydratase, giving the protein MLQIWGSREAKVLGSGSEEYKRVIAASAWLFGFVAIFSYALRIDTARGFVGLAFPAGALGLLAGRWLVRQHLSLERAHGKSSLRVLIIGGPYSAAHLTLSLQSAPAAGYLPVAAHLPGAAAGWDKVPGLSVPVTGVQSDFESIFDIILKTKVDAVAVSAGVNMHPKDLRRLGWELAARDIGMILAPALTDIAGPRIHTQPVAGLPLIHVSTPKLTGVRKSPRGLSISSAPACWSQFFHPSL; this is encoded by the coding sequence ATGCTTCAAATATGGGGCTCACGAGAGGCAAAGGTTCTCGGTTCAGGCTCGGAGGAATACAAGCGCGTGATCGCCGCTTCCGCCTGGCTCTTCGGCTTTGTGGCAATATTTTCCTATGCGCTGAGGATCGACACAGCGCGAGGATTCGTTGGACTGGCATTTCCGGCTGGCGCGTTGGGGCTCTTAGCCGGCCGATGGCTCGTGCGGCAGCATCTAAGTCTCGAGCGAGCGCACGGCAAGAGCAGTCTGCGTGTACTTATCATCGGCGGCCCCTACTCCGCAGCCCACTTGACACTCTCGCTTCAGAGCGCTCCGGCGGCAGGCTACTTGCCGGTTGCGGCGCACTTACCTGGCGCAGCCGCGGGCTGGGACAAAGTCCCAGGGTTGTCCGTACCTGTGACTGGAGTCCAGTCCGACTTCGAGTCAATCTTCGACATCATTCTTAAAACGAAAGTTGACGCCGTTGCAGTTTCGGCCGGAGTTAACATGCACCCCAAAGACCTTCGCCGACTGGGGTGGGAATTGGCGGCCAGGGACATAGGCATGATCCTTGCCCCTGCTCTTACTGATATCGCAGGACCTCGAATTCATACACAACCGGTGGCCGGTTTGCCACTAATTCATGTGTCGACACCCAAGCTAACTGGGGTAAGAAAGTCGCCAAGAGGGCTTTCGATATCATCGGCGCCGGCCTGCTGGTCTCAATTCTTTCACCCGTCTTTGTGA
- a CDS encoding tyrosine-type recombinase/integrase, whose amino-acid sequence MSALEQDLADYLQLRRSLGHELAEARWLLPGFVAYLDAHGSPTVTIQAALEWAQQSPTGQVTTVGPRRMTAARGFARYLAGIYPGTEIPPSGLMPHRQRWRQPFIYSTADIEALMNQAHQSITSPLRAATYETLIGLLASGGLRIGEAIKLDRSDVDWSGNVLLIRESKFGKSRLVPLHSTAMQALSAYAALRDNLQPRPKEPSFFMSLTHKRLCYTVVSQTFRKLVNNAGIGTGARPRHRDFTISGIRRTAGLCSLSLCCGWWAPCGRCFGAHNPSVRRQRADDSSLACRALCGGP is encoded by the coding sequence GTGAGTGCGCTGGAGCAGGATCTCGCGGACTACCTGCAGCTGCGCCGATCGCTCGGACACGAACTGGCCGAGGCCCGCTGGCTGCTGCCAGGCTTCGTGGCTTACCTCGACGCTCACGGATCGCCAACCGTGACGATCCAAGCAGCGCTGGAATGGGCGCAGCAATCCCCGACAGGCCAGGTGACGACCGTAGGGCCGCGACGGATGACGGCAGCCCGGGGCTTCGCCCGCTACCTGGCCGGCATTTACCCCGGCACGGAGATCCCGCCGTCGGGTCTGATGCCACACCGGCAACGATGGCGTCAACCATTCATCTACTCCACCGCCGACATCGAGGCACTGATGAACCAGGCCCACCAATCGATCACCTCCCCGCTGCGGGCCGCGACCTACGAGACACTGATCGGGCTGCTGGCCTCGGGAGGTCTGCGGATCGGCGAGGCCATCAAGCTCGACCGCAGCGACGTTGACTGGTCCGGGAACGTGCTGCTGATCCGCGAGTCCAAGTTCGGCAAGTCCCGCCTCGTTCCGCTTCACAGCACCGCCATGCAGGCACTGAGCGCATACGCTGCACTGCGCGATAATCTGCAACCGCGACCGAAGGAACCAAGCTTCTTCATGTCCCTGACACACAAACGGCTCTGCTACACCGTCGTCAGCCAGACGTTCCGGAAGCTCGTCAACAACGCCGGTATCGGGACCGGGGCGCGCCCTCGGCACCGAGACTTCACGATAAGCGGCATTAGGCGGACGGCGGGGTTATGTTCCCTGTCGTTGTGTTGTGGCTGGTGGGCGCCATGCGGGCGGTGTTTTGGGGCGCATAATCCCAGCGTCCGGCGTCAGCGGGCTGACGATTCGAGCCTTGCCTGCAGGGCCCTGTGTGGGGGTCCTTAG
- a CDS encoding glycosyltransferase, protein MKVVFALRADAFTKPGGDSKKVERYRTGLNLLGWESEVVTSARELLATPSDIVHLMNLDTPRENMHYASIAERSGRPFVISTIRHPFDGMLSMYEFGHDRFYRQLGRLGIEAETGIGFREQVKLLKQKNVPAALIRGTYRSLQRQLVKKASIVFPMATGEANAIRSDLDAGTKQKIIRNGFSFSPTAGSDSRPVTDFDLVSVGRIEPRKNSLMLAQAAAGTGLRTAFVGSLNTNHKAYADNFLQQIAEHENLEYLGSKDHNEIMGILQRCDVYINPAWFEVVSQADVEAACMGLRIVSTRHSYLEDALGTEVQRFDPIGLLGSGASDRLLELFDVATKVSGAANRDWGECSVELDAAYREVLRVA, encoded by the coding sequence GTGAAAGTAGTATTTGCACTTCGTGCCGACGCGTTTACGAAACCTGGCGGCGACAGCAAGAAGGTTGAACGGTACCGGACTGGACTGAACCTTCTAGGCTGGGAATCAGAGGTCGTTACTTCGGCTCGTGAGTTGTTGGCGACTCCGTCCGACATCGTTCACTTGATGAATCTCGATACACCACGCGAGAACATGCACTATGCAAGTATTGCGGAGCGTTCAGGGCGTCCCTTCGTGATCTCGACGATCAGACATCCTTTCGACGGCATGTTGTCAATGTACGAATTTGGACATGACCGCTTCTACAGGCAACTAGGTCGGCTGGGGATTGAAGCAGAAACCGGCATCGGATTTAGGGAACAAGTCAAACTTCTGAAACAGAAGAATGTTCCTGCGGCCTTGATCCGTGGCACATATCGGTCGCTGCAGAGGCAACTCGTCAAAAAGGCATCGATCGTCTTCCCCATGGCCACTGGCGAAGCGAACGCCATCCGCAGTGACCTCGACGCGGGAACGAAACAGAAGATCATTCGCAACGGTTTCTCTTTTTCACCCACAGCCGGATCGGATTCGAGGCCGGTGACCGATTTTGATTTGGTAAGTGTCGGTCGAATTGAACCGAGAAAGAACTCTCTGATGTTGGCGCAAGCGGCCGCGGGAACGGGTCTCCGGACAGCCTTCGTGGGCTCGCTGAATACCAATCACAAAGCTTATGCTGACAATTTTTTGCAGCAGATCGCGGAGCACGAAAATCTGGAATATCTCGGCTCAAAAGATCATAACGAAATTATGGGAATTCTCCAGCGCTGCGACGTCTACATCAACCCCGCATGGTTCGAAGTCGTTTCCCAGGCCGACGTCGAGGCTGCCTGTATGGGTCTCCGAATCGTGTCCACGCGTCACAGCTATCTGGAGGACGCACTTGGAACTGAGGTACAGCGCTTTGACCCTATTGGCCTTCTGGGGAGTGGGGCAAGTGACCGACTCTTGGAGTTGTTTGACGTGGCCACCAAAGTATCCGGTGCCGCGAATCGTGATTGGGGTGAATGCTCAGTGGAATTGGATGCTGCGTATCGCGAAGTATTGAGAGTCGCGTAA
- a CDS encoding glycosyltransferase has product MVNQGDRDIRWSIITVAYNSADVLRRHWSSPIPDDVEWIVVDNNSADSSVQTARELGAKVIELGRNAGFSAANNSGMASATGQYIGFVNPDVFVQWDSLVQLETLIDASGAIVSPSS; this is encoded by the coding sequence ATGGTCAACCAGGGAGACCGAGATATACGTTGGTCCATCATCACTGTGGCGTACAACAGTGCAGACGTACTACGTCGTCACTGGAGCTCGCCGATTCCAGACGATGTGGAGTGGATTGTAGTAGACAACAACTCCGCTGACTCCAGCGTCCAAACAGCGCGGGAGTTGGGAGCCAAGGTCATCGAGCTCGGCCGAAACGCAGGATTTTCGGCAGCTAATAACTCGGGTATGGCATCTGCAACTGGGCAGTACATCGGCTTCGTGAACCCGGATGTATTTGTCCAGTGGGACAGCTTGGTCCAGCTTGAGACACTCATCGATGCGAGCGGTGCGATTGTTTCCCCCAGCTCCTAA
- a CDS encoding tyrosine-type recombinase/integrase, producing the protein MSGTRRKAGQLGPQVEGYRAWLAQRGYTPGTIVNMLKDLGQVGLWLFAERLRTEDLNEERLAAFQSARRRAGRSRSPGPRALVPLLSYLRETGIAPEATPLVTQLGALLIQYRSWLVHERGLASSTVLRYENTARRFLEESSAGGVFAPEALTGANINAFLLREFARVSAGSAKGRVAELRSVLRFLYLDGITGLSLGASVPAVGGWRFATLPPPGMSAEDVQLLLDSFDRSTLVGVRDFAIVMLVSRLGLRSIEVARMELRDVDWRSGELMVRGKARRQDRLPLPAEVGEALAAYLSCERNPAAARHVFLTCRAPRGPIRADLVGDVVERACKRAGLPKVGPHGLRHALAGELLRRGAGLVAISQVLRHQDLATTALYAKVDLVALRRVAQPWPGAVR; encoded by the coding sequence GTGTCGGGAACGAGAAGGAAGGCCGGTCAGCTCGGGCCGCAGGTCGAGGGCTATCGGGCCTGGTTGGCGCAGCGGGGCTACACACCGGGCACGATCGTGAACATGCTGAAGGATTTGGGCCAGGTCGGCCTGTGGCTTTTTGCTGAACGGCTGAGGACAGAGGATCTGAACGAGGAACGGTTGGCAGCGTTCCAGTCTGCCCGGCGAAGGGCTGGCCGGAGCAGGAGCCCGGGTCCCCGCGCGTTGGTGCCGCTGTTGAGCTATTTGCGGGAGACGGGCATCGCCCCTGAGGCCACGCCGTTGGTGACGCAGTTGGGTGCGCTGCTTATTCAGTACCGGTCGTGGCTGGTTCATGAGCGGGGCCTGGCCTCGAGCACGGTGCTGCGGTATGAGAACACCGCCCGGCGCTTCCTTGAGGAGTCCTCGGCCGGTGGTGTGTTCGCTCCGGAGGCTTTGACCGGGGCGAACATCAATGCGTTCCTGCTGCGGGAATTCGCCAGGGTGTCTGCCGGTTCGGCGAAGGGCCGGGTGGCCGAGCTGCGTTCAGTCCTGCGCTTTCTTTACCTGGACGGCATCACCGGGTTGAGTCTGGGGGCATCCGTTCCTGCGGTGGGTGGATGGCGTTTCGCGACCCTTCCGCCACCAGGGATGTCCGCGGAGGATGTGCAGCTTTTGCTCGACAGCTTCGACCGCAGCACGCTGGTCGGTGTCAGGGACTTCGCGATAGTCATGCTGGTGTCGCGGTTGGGGTTACGGTCCATCGAGGTCGCCCGGATGGAACTGCGTGACGTGGACTGGCGGTCCGGGGAACTCATGGTCCGCGGCAAGGCGCGCCGGCAAGACCGGTTGCCGTTGCCAGCCGAGGTCGGCGAAGCCCTGGCAGCCTATCTGTCCTGTGAACGGAACCCTGCTGCTGCCCGTCATGTGTTCCTGACCTGCCGGGCTCCCCGCGGACCGATCCGCGCCGATCTGGTCGGTGATGTTGTCGAGCGGGCCTGCAAACGCGCAGGCCTGCCCAAGGTCGGACCGCACGGGCTCAGGCACGCGCTGGCCGGTGAACTGCTCCGCAGGGGCGCCGGCCTGGTAGCGATCAGCCAGGTCCTTCGCCATCAGGATCTGGCCACCACCGCCCTCTACGCCAAGGTTGACCTGGTAGCGCTGCGCCGGGTGGCCCAGCCGTGGCCGGGGGCCGTGCGGTGA